A single Verrucomicrobiia bacterium DNA region contains:
- a CDS encoding glycerol-3-phosphate acyltransferase — MPALAWALGAYLLGGFATGYYWVRLRTGQDIRDLGSGSIGARNVGRFTGKTGFFITLLGDFGKGALAVLIARFFANHPLMPSVALLWVVVGHIWPVTLGFRGGKGVATSLGGLLCFDYRMALIYAAIFLLSLVVTRRVVLASLVAFLLLPAVGYWQQSAHFEIGVLAAIAVVVIFAHRQNLLEEFPALSLRRSLTDKPCAPKT, encoded by the coding sequence ATGCCTGCGTTGGCGTGGGCGCTCGGCGCCTATCTGCTGGGTGGATTTGCCACGGGGTATTATTGGGTGCGGTTGCGTACGGGCCAGGATATTCGCGATTTGGGCAGCGGCAGCATTGGCGCGCGGAACGTGGGTCGCTTCACCGGGAAGACTGGCTTCTTTATTACTCTGCTGGGAGATTTTGGTAAAGGCGCGTTGGCGGTGCTAATCGCCCGTTTCTTTGCCAATCATCCGCTGATGCCCTCCGTCGCCTTGTTGTGGGTGGTCGTCGGGCACATCTGGCCGGTCACGCTGGGATTCCGGGGCGGAAAAGGCGTGGCGACATCCTTGGGTGGATTGTTGTGCTTCGATTACCGGATGGCCTTGATTTACGCGGCGATTTTTTTGCTGAGCTTGGTGGTGACGCGCCGCGTCGTGCTGGCGAGTTTGGTGGCGTTTCTCCTCCTGCCTGCGGTGGGGTATTGGCAGCAGAGCGCGCATTTTGAAATCGGCGTGTTGGCCGCGATTGCGGTGGTCGTGATTTTTGCTCATCGCCAGAATCTTCTGGAAGAGTTTCCCGCGCTCTCTCTGCGTCGCTCTTTGACGGATAAACCCTGCGCTCCCAAGACATGA
- a CDS encoding aminotransferase class V-fold PLP-dependent enzyme codes for MNNSRTPLVFKFATEDWEFEQIHRLNYRTFVEEIPQHHAAPTHRLVDKFHAENTYLICLESQKLAGMLAVRGQRPFSLDQKLERLDSYLPAQRTICEIRLLAIEKKFRGSRSGQILSGLLALLWQHGVERGYDLAIISGTTRQMRLYQHLGFVPFGPLVGTGEAQFQPMYVTLETFEVTAREFLRSAPAKSFQPSAVNFLPGPVTVRREVRRAFEQAPESHRAESFKQDFCLTRELLCGLVKSRQVELFMGSGTLANDVVGAQLSLLSGRGLVLSNGEFGERLADQARRFQLKFEALEFGWGQPFDLALVRERLSQLPAPSWLWCAHCETSTGVLNDLDALRELCASYGTKLCLDSISSIGTMPVDLSGVYLASGTSGKGLRAYPGISMVFYHHAVAPAEQRLPRYLDLGYYTHEAGIPFTFSSNLLHALQAAVRGVNWDKRFAELAATSAWLRPKLEEMGFQLVGRSARTSPAVLTIALPPELNSVTVGSLMKESGFLLSFNSSYLREKNWIQICLMGEIAHEKVVALTNALNRACRIKPDAVQVHG; via the coding sequence ATGAATAATTCCCGCACGCCACTGGTGTTCAAATTTGCAACCGAAGATTGGGAGTTTGAGCAGATTCACCGACTGAATTACCGCACCTTTGTGGAAGAAATTCCGCAGCATCACGCGGCGCCCACGCACCGGCTGGTGGATAAGTTTCACGCGGAAAATACTTACCTGATCTGTTTGGAAAGTCAGAAGCTGGCCGGGATGCTGGCGGTTCGCGGCCAACGTCCATTTTCGCTGGATCAAAAATTGGAACGTCTCGATAGCTATCTACCCGCCCAGCGGACGATTTGCGAAATCCGGTTGCTGGCCATCGAGAAAAAGTTTCGCGGTTCACGGAGCGGTCAGATTCTTTCGGGCTTGCTGGCGTTGTTGTGGCAGCACGGCGTGGAACGCGGTTACGATCTGGCCATCATCTCCGGCACCACGCGGCAGATGCGCCTGTATCAGCATCTGGGGTTTGTGCCGTTCGGTCCGTTGGTCGGCACTGGCGAGGCGCAATTCCAACCGATGTACGTGACGTTGGAAACGTTTGAAGTGACCGCGCGCGAGTTTCTGCGTTCGGCGCCCGCCAAATCATTTCAACCCAGCGCGGTGAATTTTCTGCCCGGCCCCGTGACGGTGCGGCGTGAAGTGCGCCGCGCCTTCGAGCAAGCGCCCGAGTCGCATCGCGCGGAAAGTTTCAAACAAGATTTTTGTTTAACCCGGGAATTGCTGTGTGGTTTGGTCAAGTCCCGCCAGGTCGAGCTGTTCATGGGTTCGGGCACACTGGCCAATGACGTGGTTGGCGCGCAGCTCTCCTTGTTGTCGGGAAGGGGACTGGTTCTGAGCAATGGCGAATTTGGTGAGCGGCTGGCGGATCAAGCCCGTCGCTTCCAATTGAAGTTCGAAGCCTTGGAGTTCGGCTGGGGGCAGCCGTTCGATCTGGCGTTGGTGCGCGAACGGCTTTCCCAATTGCCGGCGCCGAGCTGGTTGTGGTGTGCGCATTGCGAAACGTCCACCGGAGTGCTCAACGATCTGGACGCGTTGCGCGAGTTATGCGCGTCGTACGGCACCAAACTGTGTCTGGACAGCATCAGCAGCATTGGCACGATGCCGGTGGATTTGAGCGGGGTGTACCTGGCGTCCGGCACGAGCGGTAAAGGATTGCGAGCGTATCCCGGCATCTCGATGGTGTTTTACCATCATGCGGTCGCGCCAGCGGAGCAACGGCTGCCGCGGTATCTGGACCTGGGTTACTACACCCATGAAGCCGGCATCCCGTTTACCTTCTCCTCCAATTTGCTGCACGCCTTGCAGGCCGCCGTACGCGGGGTGAACTGGGATAAACGCTTCGCGGAACTGGCAGCCACTTCGGCTTGGTTGCGTCCCAAACTGGAGGAAATGGGCTTTCAACTGGTGGGCCGCTCCGCCCGGACCTCCCCGGCGGTTCTCACCATCGCGCTGCCGCCTGAGTTGAATTCCGTCACCGTCGGCAGCCTGATGAAGGAATCCGGTTTCCTGCTCAGTTTCAACAGCAGCTATCTGCGCGAGAAAAATTGGATTCAAATCTGTCTGATGGGTGAGATCGCCCACGAGAAAGTGGTGGCGCTGACGAACGCGTTGAATCGAGCGTGTCGGATCAAGCCGGATGCAGTTCAAGTTCACGGTTAG
- a CDS encoding rhodanese-like domain-containing protein: MDHSPGFLALVSDAKKRATEISAVEARARLAAHPTVVLLDVREDHEWNAGHAAAAAHLGKGIFERDLEKLYPDKNTEIIMYCGGGFRSALTCDAAQKMGYKNVASLVGGYKEMVATNWPMKSGA; encoded by the coding sequence ATGGATCATTCACCCGGTTTTCTCGCCCTCGTCAGCGACGCCAAAAAGCGCGCCACGGAAATCAGCGCTGTCGAAGCCCGCGCCCGGCTCGCGGCCCATCCCACGGTCGTGTTGCTGGATGTGCGCGAAGACCACGAATGGAACGCCGGTCATGCCGCCGCCGCCGCGCATCTGGGCAAGGGAATTTTCGAGCGCGATCTGGAAAAGCTTTATCCCGATAAGAACACGGAAATCATCATGTATTGCGGCGGCGGATTTCGTTCGGCGCTGACCTGCGACGCCGCGCAAAAGATGGGTTACAAAAACGTCGCCTCACTCGTTGGCGGCTACAAAGAAATGGTTGCCACCAACTGGCCGATGAAGAGCGGCGCATGA
- a CDS encoding glutamate-5-semialdehyde dehydrogenase has translation MTLLEQMTQLARQAKAASRELARLSTTEKNNILIAMAGAIESSAATIKRANALDMDFGAKSNLSKAMLDRLRLDDKRIAGMAKGLREVAALPDPVGRILAERERPNGLKLQKVSTPIGVVVIIYESRPNVTADAASLCFKSGNATILRGGKEALHSNQAIATAMIAAGRRTHAAFPEHAIQVVPVTDREAIPALLSLTQYVDLCMPRGGEGLIRAVTECSKVPVIKHYKGVCHVFVDADADLNMAEEIVFNAKTQRPGVCNAAETLLVDRSIATVFLPRIDRRLAEQKVQLRTDAASGDVLRPAHCVSQPAQESDWSTEYNDYIMNVRVVDGVQGAIDHINHYGSAHSDSIVTGNEAHAKRFLNEVDSATVYWNASTRFTDGGEFGMGAEIGISTDKIGARGPMGLEELTSYKWLGLGSGQIRY, from the coding sequence ATGACTTTGCTTGAGCAAATGACGCAACTCGCGCGGCAGGCCAAAGCGGCTTCGCGAGAACTCGCCCGGCTCTCGACGACTGAGAAAAACAACATCTTGATCGCCATGGCCGGCGCGATTGAGTCGAGCGCCGCGACCATCAAGCGCGCCAACGCGTTGGACATGGATTTTGGTGCCAAGTCCAATTTGTCCAAGGCAATGTTGGACCGTTTGCGGTTGGACGACAAACGCATTGCGGGCATGGCCAAAGGGCTGCGCGAAGTGGCGGCGTTGCCGGACCCCGTTGGCCGGATTTTAGCCGAACGCGAGCGTCCGAATGGTCTGAAACTGCAAAAAGTTTCCACGCCGATTGGAGTGGTGGTGATTATTTATGAGTCGCGCCCGAACGTCACCGCCGATGCGGCCAGCTTGTGTTTCAAGTCTGGAAACGCGACGATTTTGCGCGGCGGCAAGGAGGCCTTACATTCCAACCAAGCCATTGCCACGGCGATGATTGCGGCCGGGCGGCGAACCCATGCGGCTTTTCCCGAGCACGCGATTCAGGTCGTGCCCGTCACGGATCGGGAAGCGATTCCCGCGTTGCTCTCGTTGACGCAATACGTGGACCTTTGCATGCCGCGCGGCGGCGAGGGCCTGATTCGCGCCGTGACCGAGTGCAGCAAGGTGCCGGTCATCAAACATTACAAGGGCGTCTGTCATGTCTTCGTGGATGCCGATGCCGATCTCAACATGGCGGAGGAAATTGTGTTTAACGCAAAGACGCAACGTCCCGGTGTCTGCAACGCGGCGGAGACGCTGTTGGTGGATCGCAGTATTGCGACCGTTTTTTTACCGCGGATTGACCGGCGTCTGGCCGAGCAGAAAGTGCAATTGCGCACGGATGCGGCAAGCGGTGACGTGTTGCGGCCCGCGCATTGCGTTTCGCAGCCCGCCCAGGAATCCGATTGGTCCACCGAATACAACGATTACATCATGAACGTGCGGGTGGTGGATGGCGTGCAAGGGGCGATTGACCACATCAACCATTACGGCTCGGCGCACTCGGACAGCATCGTGACCGGCAACGAAGCGCACGCGAAACGTTTCTTGAACGAGGTGGACAGCGCGACGGTTTATTGGAATGCGTCCACGCGATTCACGGACGGCGGTGAGTTCGGGATGGGTGCGGAAATCGGTATCAGCACGGACAAGATTGGCGCGCGCGGACCAATGGGTTTGGAGGAGTTGACCAGTTACAAATGGCTCGGCTTGGGAAGCGGTCAGATTCGTTACTGA
- a CDS encoding NF038122 family metalloprotease produces MLQSWSHRGVLAMLIAGGLLPSARGNVVFNLIHDSDLPQVVLDGFTSAANRWSALLANDITLNIEIGYSSLGSQVVAQTGSEFREYSYAETQGALATAHAATPAATPVTSYTRLINHTSNNPNGVNSAIPYLDTMDRVGLTTANAKALGLLTGVTLTDATIYFNSDLNFDFNRTDGIGFGQFDFIGAAMHELGHALGFISGVDDVDQLGGVLPDSAFSSNLLDLFRYSEESFSLSATDYTADNRPKYLSLDGGATALAFFSTGITYGDGYQASHWQAVPGFGLMDPTLSPGELMTVTEADLQAFHALGYTLVPEPSVMGLLLLAGVWLRRGRRQ; encoded by the coding sequence ATGCTCCAATCGTGGTCACACCGTGGTGTACTGGCGATGCTCATCGCTGGCGGATTGCTGCCCTCGGCGCGCGGCAATGTCGTGTTCAATCTCATTCACGATTCGGACCTGCCGCAGGTGGTGTTGGACGGTTTCACCAGTGCGGCCAATCGCTGGTCTGCACTCCTGGCCAACGACATCACCCTCAACATCGAAATCGGTTATAGTTCGCTTGGCAGTCAGGTCGTGGCGCAAACCGGCAGCGAGTTTCGGGAGTATTCTTATGCGGAAACGCAAGGCGCGCTGGCCACTGCGCACGCGGCGACCCCAGCGGCCACGCCGGTCACGAGCTATACCCGTTTGATCAATCACACCAGCAACAACCCCAACGGCGTCAACAGCGCCATTCCTTATCTGGATACGATGGATCGCGTGGGGCTGACGACGGCCAACGCCAAAGCGCTGGGGCTGTTAACCGGGGTCACCCTCACGGATGCCACGATTTATTTTAATTCGGACCTGAACTTTGATTTCAACCGCACGGACGGCATCGGGTTCGGCCAGTTTGATTTCATCGGTGCGGCCATGCACGAACTGGGTCACGCGCTGGGTTTCATCAGCGGCGTGGATGACGTGGATCAACTCGGGGGCGTACTGCCGGACTCGGCGTTCAGCTCCAACCTGCTGGATTTGTTCCGTTACTCCGAAGAAAGTTTCTCCCTGAGCGCCACCGATTACACGGCCGATAATCGTCCCAAATACCTGTCTCTGGATGGAGGCGCGACCGCGCTGGCGTTTTTTTCAACCGGCATCACCTACGGCGACGGTTATCAAGCCAGTCACTGGCAGGCGGTCCCCGGTTTCGGCCTCATGGATCCCACGCTCAGTCCGGGCGAACTTATGACGGTGACGGAAGCCGATCTGCAAGCGTTCCACGCCCTCGGTTATACGCTCGTGCCCGAACCCAGCGTGATGGGATTGTTGTTACTGGCCGGCGTGTGGTTGCGTCGGGGTCGGCGTCAGTAA
- the lysS gene encoding lysine--tRNA ligase gives MDDTNSLIEQRRAKLEALRAKGIDPFKNKFTPDHQCKETRDGFESGQFPEGYRVAVAGRITAHREMGKSMFIDVRDQSGRIQVYAQKNVLGDEHWHTFTHLDLGDFIGVTGTLFRTKTGEPSIKLGGVPAAPAQPSGEAVTPSQPSGDEASPPPPFVILAKALRPPPAKWHGLEDTEIRYRQRYLDLIANPDVKDVFLKRSAIIHEIRQFFHSRGYVEVETPAMQAIPGGAAAQPFKTFHNALGCEFYLRIAIELYHKRLLVGGIDKLFEIGKNFRNEGLSRRHNPEFTMLEAYQAFGDYATMMELVQSLICHVAQKVLGTLVIKHEKISPARTVVAAATESGKTAEDVVNILPSSDLEKRDEKVIDLTPPWKRAKYKDLVRAVAGNDWFEVTPEERRRRAIEDLKLEGDIAKGYEDFEVTGAVFEKLIEPTLIQPTFVTHLPKELVPLAKLSPDDPTTVEVFECCINGQEISPGYTEQNDPIQQRTTLEHQAGGEQQKLDEDFLVALEHGMPPAGGIGIGIDRLCMMLLGQESIRDVILFPQLKPK, from the coding sequence ATGGATGATACGAATTCGCTGATTGAACAACGCCGCGCCAAGTTGGAGGCTCTGAGAGCCAAAGGAATTGATCCGTTTAAGAACAAATTTACGCCCGATCACCAGTGCAAAGAAACCCGCGATGGTTTTGAATCGGGACAATTCCCGGAAGGCTATCGGGTCGCGGTGGCGGGACGCATCACCGCGCATCGTGAAATGGGCAAATCCATGTTCATTGACGTGCGCGATCAATCCGGCCGCATCCAGGTTTACGCGCAGAAAAATGTCTTGGGCGACGAACATTGGCACACGTTCACACATCTTGACTTGGGCGATTTCATCGGCGTGACCGGCACGCTGTTCCGCACCAAGACTGGCGAGCCAAGCATCAAACTCGGCGGCGTACCGGCTGCGCCCGCGCAGCCTTCGGGAGAAGCGGTTACGCCCTCGCAACCATCCGGCGACGAGGCGTCGCCGCCACCGCCATTCGTCATTCTCGCCAAAGCCCTGCGTCCGCCACCTGCGAAATGGCACGGTTTGGAAGACACGGAAATCCGCTATCGCCAGCGCTATCTGGATTTGATCGCGAATCCCGACGTGAAGGACGTGTTCCTGAAACGCAGCGCCATCATCCACGAAATCCGCCAGTTCTTTCACAGTCGCGGCTACGTGGAAGTCGAGACGCCCGCGATGCAGGCAATTCCCGGCGGTGCGGCGGCGCAACCGTTCAAGACCTTTCACAACGCACTCGGCTGTGAATTTTATCTGCGCATCGCGATTGAACTGTATCACAAGCGACTGCTCGTGGGCGGCATTGATAAGCTGTTCGAGATCGGCAAGAACTTCCGCAACGAGGGCCTCTCCCGCCGCCACAATCCCGAGTTCACCATGTTGGAAGCGTATCAGGCGTTCGGCGATTACGCGACGATGATGGAACTGGTGCAATCGCTTATTTGTCATGTAGCGCAGAAAGTTTTGGGAACGCTGGTGATCAAACACGAGAAAATATCTCCAGCACGGACTGTTGTGGCCGCGGCCACTGAAAGCGGGAAAACAGCCGAGGATGTAGTGAACATTCTCCCTTCGTCCGATTTAGAGAAACGTGATGAGAAGGTAATTGACCTTACCCCTCCATGGAAGCGCGCCAAATACAAAGACCTCGTCCGCGCCGTCGCGGGCAATGATTGGTTCGAGGTCACGCCGGAGGAACGCCGTCGCCGCGCCATCGAAGACTTGAAGCTGGAAGGTGACATCGCCAAAGGCTACGAAGATTTTGAAGTGACCGGCGCGGTGTTCGAGAAGCTGATCGAACCAACTTTGATTCAACCAACCTTTGTAACACACTTGCCGAAAGAGCTTGTGCCGCTGGCGAAACTCTCTCCTGACGATCCAACCACGGTTGAAGTTTTCGAGTGCTGCATCAACGGACAAGAGATTTCACCTGGCTACACGGAACAGAACGATCCCATCCAGCAACGCACCACGCTGGAACATCAAGCCGGCGGCGAACAACAAAAGCTCGACGAAGATTTCCTCGTCGCGCTCGAACATGGGATGCCGCCGGCGGGCGGTATTGGTATCGGCATTGACCGACTTTGCATGATGTTGCTCGGACAGGAAAGCATCCGGGACGTCATCCTGTTCCCGCAATTGAAGCCGAAATAA
- a CDS encoding D-aminoacylase: MNKFLAGFLFLALPILAVAEYDCVIRGGRIVDGTGGPAYFADLAVKDGRIVQIGRITESGRQEINAAGMIVAPGFIDVHTHADEVADMPRAENFLRMGVTTLVVGNCGDSALEVGEFFAAIARNGVAPNVCTLIGHNTVRKKAMGGNFDRPPTAAELAKMKDYVEQAMRNGAVGLSTGLIYLPGTFSKPEEIVELAKVIAPYDGIYASHMRHEGVEIRSALDEVFRVAREAKVRAEVSHLKLSGEKAWGRADEIIAYIEAARASGLDITDDQYAYTASSTTMRQLIPDDAFDGGQQRFLALLKNPDEKAALVKQMKRRITARGRQDYAYAVIASYRHDPSLNGLNIVEAAKKLRGNDSLDDQIETILEIQEHGSASGVFHGMNEEDLQKFMKYPNTMVASDSGIREFGKGVPHPRGYGNNARVLARYVRELKVLRLEEAIRKMTSLPATTFRLKNRGLLKEGFWADITIFDPQKVNDPATFNDPHHYATGIPLVLVNGVTVIANGEHTGARPGLGLKRQD; this comes from the coding sequence ATGAATAAGTTCCTCGCCGGGTTTCTCTTCCTTGCTCTCCCCATCCTCGCCGTCGCCGAATATGACTGCGTGATTCGTGGCGGACGGATCGTTGATGGTACCGGCGGCCCGGCGTATTTCGCGGACCTCGCCGTGAAGGACGGGCGCATCGTTCAAATTGGCCGGATCACGGAAAGTGGCCGGCAGGAGATCAATGCCGCCGGGATGATCGTCGCGCCCGGATTCATTGACGTCCACACCCATGCGGATGAAGTCGCCGACATGCCCCGGGCCGAAAATTTTCTGCGCATGGGCGTGACCACGTTGGTGGTCGGAAACTGCGGCGACTCCGCGCTGGAGGTCGGCGAGTTTTTTGCCGCGATCGCGCGTAATGGCGTCGCCCCCAATGTTTGCACATTGATCGGCCACAACACCGTTCGTAAAAAGGCCATGGGCGGGAATTTTGATCGCCCGCCCACCGCGGCGGAACTGGCGAAAATGAAGGATTACGTCGAGCAGGCCATGCGGAACGGCGCGGTGGGTTTGTCCACCGGCTTGATCTATCTCCCCGGCACGTTTTCGAAACCGGAGGAAATTGTCGAACTGGCCAAAGTCATCGCGCCTTACGACGGCATCTACGCGAGCCACATGCGACACGAGGGAGTCGAGATTCGGTCCGCCTTGGACGAGGTGTTCCGGGTCGCGCGCGAAGCCAAAGTCCGCGCGGAAGTGTCACACCTCAAATTGAGCGGCGAAAAAGCGTGGGGACGCGCTGACGAAATCATCGCTTATATCGAAGCGGCCCGCGCCAGCGGTCTCGACATCACGGACGACCAGTACGCGTACACCGCTTCCTCCACCACGATGCGCCAGTTGATTCCTGATGACGCCTTCGACGGCGGACAACAGCGGTTTCTCGCGCTGCTGAAGAATCCGGACGAAAAGGCCGCGTTGGTAAAGCAAATGAAACGCAGGATTACTGCTCGCGGCCGCCAGGACTATGCATACGCAGTCATCGCGTCGTACCGGCATGATCCGTCGCTCAATGGCCTCAACATCGTGGAAGCGGCGAAGAAACTTCGCGGCAACGATTCGCTGGACGACCAGATTGAAACGATTTTGGAAATCCAGGAGCACGGCAGTGCGAGCGGCGTCTTTCACGGCATGAATGAGGAGGACCTGCAAAAATTCATGAAGTATCCCAACACCATGGTCGCCAGTGACAGCGGCATCCGCGAATTCGGGAAAGGCGTGCCGCATCCGCGCGGCTACGGCAATAACGCCCGCGTGCTGGCTCGTTACGTTCGCGAACTGAAGGTGCTCCGACTCGAGGAGGCCATCCGCAAAATGACCAGCCTCCCCGCGACGACGTTTCGCCTGAAAAATCGTGGTTTGTTAAAGGAAGGATTTTGGGCCGACATCACAATCTTCGACCCACAAAAAGTGAACGACCCCGCGACCTTCAATGACCCGCATCATTACGCCACGGGAATTCCGCTGGTGCTGGTCAACGGAGTGACCGTTATCGCGAATGGAGAGCATACCGGCGCCAGGCCAGGACTGGGATTGAAGCGGCAGGATTAA
- a CDS encoding GH92 family glycosyl hydrolase — protein MALLALGIVVLVATFIGLLFLKYRGIVGGKPSQPLTQVEPGELGRWVNPFIGTGGIPWVCGNNFPGAMVPFGMVRLGPETASLLIHERALNTSGYYYGDERLLGFSHTRLNGTGATDGGHFLVVPVADPIDPAARHWDQGTKFSHRREIASPGYYAVELPGLAALVELTATRRVGVQRYTFNAGKTPRLLLEVMNALGGYRSDTGWVRVLPAANEVEASVRTFGTFAGRYGGLKAYCVARFDQSFASFATWQDDLRSPGQAIAEGGRVAADFSFATGETPPVITLKLGISYVSLANARANLDAEAGAKNFTTILAEAQQAWEEKLALIQIQGGTERQRSIFYTALFRVFQMPTIFNDANGDYLGFDGQVHRAADFQYFTDLSLWDTFRTTHPLYTLIAPQDQRDMIVSLVRMLEQGGWLPRWPAGNGYSNSMLGTPADIVIAEAYLKGIRDFEVERAYAAMRRTALAPTPPGAAFSGREGVEHYLQYGYCPSGLMDESVARTLEFAWADSAIANLAEALGQREDAELFRRHAQFYRNLWNPVTQYFQPRNVAGEFFEPFKPRLLTYFDFKGKYTRDYVEGSALQWRWGAPYDAAGMIALFKSRDYFVSELNDFFAKSSSTRGAWQPGPYYWHGNQPDLHTAYLFNAADRPDLTQKWVRWILDHKYGDDYEGLDGNDDGGALSAWYVFSALGLYPSAGTDQYQLGAPLFDRAEIRLSGAPLVVVAENHPQQNPYVAKVWLNDTLLDRTWIRHAEIAHGGVLKFQMSAVPVTK, from the coding sequence ATGGCGCTGCTGGCGCTGGGAATTGTTGTGTTGGTCGCCACCTTCATCGGACTGTTATTTCTGAAATATCGCGGCATCGTTGGCGGCAAACCGAGCCAGCCGTTGACTCAGGTTGAACCCGGAGAATTGGGTCGGTGGGTGAATCCGTTCATTGGCACCGGTGGCATCCCTTGGGTGTGCGGGAATAACTTTCCGGGAGCAATGGTGCCGTTCGGCATGGTGCGGTTGGGGCCGGAGACCGCTTCTCTGTTGATCCATGAACGGGCGCTGAACACGTCCGGTTATTACTACGGCGATGAGCGCCTGCTTGGTTTCAGCCATACCCGCCTCAATGGCACGGGGGCTACCGATGGCGGTCATTTCCTCGTGGTCCCTGTCGCCGACCCAATTGATCCTGCCGCTCGGCATTGGGATCAAGGCACGAAATTCTCGCACCGCCGCGAAATCGCTTCCCCCGGCTACTATGCGGTGGAACTGCCCGGGCTGGCGGCGTTGGTGGAACTCACGGCGACGCGGCGAGTGGGCGTGCAGCGTTACACTTTTAATGCCGGCAAAACACCGCGGCTCTTGCTCGAGGTGATGAACGCTCTGGGCGGATATCGTAGTGACACGGGCTGGGTGCGGGTGTTGCCCGCCGCGAATGAAGTCGAAGCTTCAGTGAGAACGTTTGGCACTTTTGCCGGGCGTTACGGTGGTCTCAAGGCGTACTGCGTCGCCCGGTTTGATCAATCGTTCGCCTCGTTCGCGACCTGGCAGGATGATTTGCGGTCGCCGGGACAAGCGATCGCGGAAGGTGGTCGGGTCGCCGCCGATTTCAGTTTCGCCACTGGTGAAACGCCACCGGTCATCACGCTCAAACTCGGCATTTCTTACGTGAGCCTCGCCAACGCGCGCGCCAACCTTGACGCGGAAGCGGGCGCGAAAAATTTTACGACGATCCTTGCGGAAGCGCAGCAAGCGTGGGAAGAGAAGCTGGCGTTGATTCAGATTCAAGGCGGGACGGAACGGCAGCGAAGCATTTTTTACACGGCGCTGTTCCGGGTGTTTCAGATGCCGACCATTTTCAACGATGCGAACGGCGACTACCTGGGCTTTGACGGCCAGGTGCATCGCGCCGCCGATTTTCAATATTTCACCGACCTTTCGTTGTGGGACACCTTCCGCACCACCCACCCGCTTTACACGTTGATCGCGCCGCAAGATCAGCGCGATATGATCGTTTCCCTGGTCAGGATGCTCGAACAAGGCGGTTGGCTGCCGCGCTGGCCCGCAGGCAACGGCTATTCCAACTCCATGCTCGGCACGCCTGCGGACATTGTCATCGCCGAAGCTTATTTGAAGGGCATCCGCGATTTTGAGGTCGAACGCGCCTACGCCGCCATGCGCCGAACCGCGCTCGCCCCAACTCCGCCGGGCGCGGCGTTTTCCGGTCGGGAAGGAGTGGAGCATTATCTTCAATATGGCTATTGCCCGTCCGGATTGATGGATGAATCCGTCGCGCGCACCTTGGAATTTGCCTGGGCGGATTCGGCGATTGCGAATCTGGCGGAAGCGTTGGGGCAGCGCGAGGATGCCGAGTTGTTTCGCCGCCACGCGCAGTTCTATCGCAACCTCTGGAATCCCGTGACGCAGTATTTTCAACCGCGCAATGTAGCCGGGGAGTTTTTTGAGCCGTTCAAACCACGACTCCTGACCTATTTCGACTTCAAGGGCAAATACACCCGGGACTACGTGGAGGGCAGCGCGCTGCAATGGCGTTGGGGCGCGCCTTACGACGCGGCCGGCATGATCGCGCTGTTCAAGAGTCGCGACTATTTTGTATCCGAGCTGAATGACTTTTTTGCGAAGTCCAGTTCGACGCGGGGGGCGTGGCAGCCGGGACCGTATTACTGGCACGGCAATCAACCGGACCTGCACACGGCCTATTTGTTCAACGCAGCGGATCGCCCGGACTTGACGCAAAAATGGGTGCGCTGGATTTTGGACCACAAATACGGAGACGACTACGAAGGCTTGGACGGCAACGACGATGGCGGGGCGCTCTCGGCCTGGTACGTTTTCAGCGCGCTGGGGTTGTATCCCAGCGCCGGCACGGACCAGTATCAACTCGGCGCACCACTGTTCGATCGTGCGGAAATTCGATTAAGCGGAGCACCGCTCGTGGTGGTTGCGGAGAATCATCCCCAGCAAAATCCCTATGTCGCCAAAGTCTGGCTCAACGACACGTTGCTGGATCGCACCTGGATTAGACATGCGGAGATTGCCCACGGCGGTGTGCTGAAATTTCAGATGAGCGCCGTGCCAGTTACCAAGTAA